The genomic window TCGTAGATGTTTTGTCAGTTTGTGTTTCTTTCTACTTGACATCACAGCTCACTGCATCCCAACTGAGAGGCTGGAAACTTCCATAAAGATCGAACTGAACTGAAATGAGATGCCCTGCATCCAATCACAGACTCCCAAATAAAACACCAGAGCGATGATATAACACTCCGTTTCCCCTAATTATCAATTCATATAAGAACAGTGTTCTGTGTTTTCAGACTTTTCAATCTATAGATGTCATTACGGACACAAGAGAGCGCTATTTAACTGTACAAGAGTTGATGGGAAATATGTTTTTGTGATTGTATTTTGGTCCCCTGGTGATTTTTGACTGAGCCTTTGTCTCGCAAGGCCCTTTTCTCCATAAGAACATCCTGAAACACACTTTTTCCACTAAAGAGACACTGCTTTGCTTTGATCATCTTTGGACAGACAGTGTTTTCTACTCCAAGACAATTCTGCAAAATCATTCTACAAAGTTCTTAAGGATTGTGGATCTGTAGAAACATTAAGAACATTTTACAAGATCTTAAATGTAGAAATTACAGACAATGAATGGGAGGAAATCTGGAGGGATGCAGAGACCTGGACTACATGAGTCATGACTCACCTGAACACTTGTGACAGACTTGAGTGATGTtgagatgttgtgtgtggtttgtgatgggattgttgatgacacatctgtatgtgtttgtgtcctgatattccacctccagaggtagagagagtctgatgttgagatcagacacactgatgctggacaataaactctttcctttgtaccaggagagactcacatgtgtcacattcatcactgaacacaacaacacacatgtTGACACTGAAGATGATGAAGAGTTTTGTGGACAGTAACTGGTGATGTGAGGAAGAGGCAGACGAGCTGAAAAACATTTGAGaacaaacagaacatttataatcaATGTTAAGAGGCTTTATGACACATTCATATAGATGTAAAAGAGCAAATAATAAATCTCTACTCACCATAGACAGTCATGTTGAATGTGTACGAGGTCTCTTGTTGGCCGTGGATGATCATGTGATAAAGTCCAGAGTGTTgagttgtgatgtttgtgatggtgagagatccagtctgatTGTCCACctgcagtctgtctctgaacatCCCATCATGAACATCAGCATATACTGACACTTTATTGGCTTCTCTGTTGACTCGAGCGATGTGAGTCTCTTGAGTTCCAAAACTCCACAGTATCagatcatctgtgtgtgtgtcagcagtATTAATGTGTAGAGTCACagaatgtccctccatcactgacactgacttcaccTCATCTGTAAACACACCCGAAGAAAGTGATTAGAAGTCAAACTCTTGCAAATAACAGAAAGTAGGAAACTTGTCACTTTCTAGGAAAACAACTTTGGTCATTCAACAATGATGAAATGTGTGCCGCTTCTAAACTGAACTGAAGTCGTCGCTGAACTTCAAAAGCACATCAAACACATTCAAAAGGTAAAAGAAGTAAATGCAAATCTACTGTGCATCATTACTGTGTATAACTGCTATTATAAATCATAAAGTTGAGTGTGTTTATAACTCACCCCCCTGCAGACAGCAGAAGcacaaagagagaaaaacaaaccaGAGAAACATCGTCTTCAGCACTTCAGAGGTCTGAAAAAGTGTCAGTAAAGTCTTCAGTGAGGTTCTGTTCATCTTTCTGCCTCAAGACCACACCCCCTTCTTTTCAACACACGCCCCCTTCTTTTCAACACACGCCTTCTTTTACAGGCCTAAACTCTGCCCTCAAAGACATCAATACTTTATTACACTTCATAATGAAGCGATAAACAAAAATAGTTCAAcctaaaaaacatgatttatatcATTGAATCTGTTCATTCAGAACTCACAAGAAGACACAACAGGAACATCGaggtataaatacacaaactaaATACAGTGCTTTGAGCATCCTCGTCTTCTTTCTTTGTGTCTTCTCTCCACCCTTCAGGACGTGAGGGAAGGACACAGCTGTGTATCCTCGACTGGGACTCCTCACAAGCCTCCTCGCTCCTGAAATGGCTCAGCTCCATTGGTTTCAGAGGTACAATCTAGAGGATTGAGGAATCAATGTGAGAAGCACCCAAATAAACAAGAAACACTTGGAAAcatttgatttaatgttgaTTTAATGTTGATTCACTGATAAATTGGTCATTCTTAACATTGATCAAACATTAAATCAACTATCTTCAGTTGTAAATGAATAAGTAACTGAGGTTTCAAACACACAGTATTTGATGTTTGACACTGAATGCATGTGACGCTCTAACAGGTTTATTTCTGAGTTAAAGTCAAACCTGATGTGGAGAGAAATGTGGTTTCTGTTCTGCTGGCGAACATGAGatgtgtgtttgtctattaGTGACCGCTTGTGTAGAtgacccgtgtgtgtgtgtgtgtgtgtgtgtgcgtgtgcgtgtgcgtgcgtgtgcgcgtgcgcgtgtgcgcgtgtgcgtgtgcgtgtgtgtgtgtgtgtttgtgtgtgtgtgtgtgtgtgtgtcagaggtgtgaagagtttgtgtgtgtgaggaaaGTGTGATTCTTTTGCTGTCTTCATCTTTAACTCTACACAAAAGCAGCTTTAATGAAGCATTGAACGCATCGATGTCAATGTCTGACAAATAAAAGATTCAAGCTTTAAATCAAACAGTGATGCTGCTGCGGCTCACACTGTGTGAAGGATTTATTTGTCAGACTCGCTCTGTAATGAACCTTATAGTCACttaaaaagcatctgccaagtgcataaatgtacatgcaatgttttatttagcaagtattgatatttattttttagatattAAATTATATCATAATTAAAATGTCACCACTACTGCAGATTAGCAGACTGAGCTGATAAACATCAAGGTCTGTTCTATTACATGTGTCAAATCTTTCTAATatactttaaatatttatagcGCCTCTTGTGCTCAAATATATGAACTGCAGCATTAACAAATATTAAACTGACATCACAATGTGATCAGTAATTCACTTTGACTTTTGCGCCATCTGGTGTCCAAAACTATCATTTGTTTTCTACGTAAATAAATGACAAGACACAATAATCTAGGCAATAAGGGTGTATAAATTATTATCAAATTATTAATTTAGCCAAAGGTTCTGAATTAAAGCTGTTGTTAAGCAAATAGTTTTTCAAATCAAGTAATTCAAACTGCATAATTTTACTCACAATCTTCCAACACAACTCATTTTAAGCACATCTATAGGTGGTAAAGTACAGGTTAAAATCAGTCTCAATACAACAGATCACACAGTTATATTATTCTAGTGTAAAGTCAATAAGAATGTTTCTATAAAACGTCTCATAGAAATAAAACAGCATTGTGACTTAGTCAAGTCTTTTATTTAAGACACTTCAAACAAGCAATACAGCTTAAGCAATATATCACATTGAACTTGTAACAGTAATACTGCAATAGTTCAGACATGTTCAAACAGAGATGAAGAGATTACATTGTAAGAAAttaaactgtatatatatatttctgggTTAGTCCATTAGCAGGATTGAGTTAAGTGCTTTAAAGCTGTTTACactaataaacacagagaatattgtataatatactgtaaagaTGTTTATCTAAACTAAATCCACATGAAAACAGTCAATCAGCATTCAGatataacatttaaaatctTTCTATGAGACAATAATGAAACCACTTATTTAAAGCATTTGAggctaaataaaactaaaaataagagTGTACAATAAACAAATTGCAAACTTTAAAATCGGATGAAAgaataaaatctaaatctaaacagCATTGCATGGAACATAAGTCAAAATAACACTGACTGGTCTCTTTCTACTGAATCTGAATTATGGTCTGTTCTGGTGTGTATTACTTTCATTATTTTGTGAGAAGGTCACAGATATTACAGGTGATTTGCTTGATTTGAATTCAACTCTATTCagatgtttttatattgttggCAAATCTTTTTCTCAacagcacacacagacacatcttTGAACTTTtattgctgtgtgtgtttgtgttgtgtttgtaatGTTGATCATGTTACACGGGAGGAACATCACCATTCCTCAAAGCATCATTGGTCTCCGTTGACTCTTCTCCTGTGTTGGAATCTGTAAGAAACagacaacaaatcaaataaaaatgaacaggaGAAGCAGAGACAAACATCTACACATTCATTCCTGTAGAAAGAGTTTCAGCAGCTCAGTTGGTGAAGTACTGAAGATCATGAGGAGAGCCCGATGTAAACTACAGACCTGTTTTTCTTGTTCATTCTGTGCTAAAGGTTTTGTAAAGTGTATGGAAACcgaaaacatgacaaataaaTCCAAAACATTACTTCTAAACTTTCTTAGTTGGTAAACTGATCTTTAAAGACTTAATTGAGTTTTAACTGATTTAGTAAGACACTTTAACTGAGtttattgtctttattattTCAACTCATTCTTTGGTACTTTTACCCCATTAAGCCCTTAAAATGCAACCAGTctctgtaaaatgtatttaactgAAGATGAAAACATGTGGTTTTGCTCATCATGTAACAAAAGTGTATTAATGACACTTCTCAGCATTTTTACAACATCATTTTTCAATCACTCTTGTTAATCAACAGACAAATGAAGTTTTCTGAACTTCTCTGttgttagtttcattttaaacatctcaaatatcCACTTGCTCATGGTTTTTCCCATTAAAATCTGTCATAAAGATGATTTTGCTCTTGTTGTATCAGATGTACATGATTCTTACCCTGACGTCTCATTTTGCGGTGACGGTAGATCACCCCAGCAGCAGCACCAGCAGCAGCagccaggacgagaagagaaaCACATATTCCTGCTATCACACCTGTGGAGGGTCCATCACTGACTTCTGTAATGACACAGAGacagttaatattaataataatgaatttatCAGTCTGATCATAAACCAAAGATACCATCATCAGATATGATTAAAACACTCAATGTTTACATGATCTATAAGTGAATCAAACCgtaagaaaacaatatttaaaatatatatcagGTATAATAACTGAATGACTGTGTTGATGTCATGGATTATTGTGTGTTCACAGCAGGTGTTCATGTGTATATATGAATGATCAGGAcattacacacaaacagacactttATCATTCTTACTGTAAACATGTCAACGGTCTTTAAGTGAAGGGTCAGAGGGTCAAAGTTCAAGTCACATTTCACATTGACATTAACGTTGATCAGTCAGACAAAAAAATGAGCTGAAGAGCCATTTAAATGTATGTGCTCATTAGAAGATTGTAAGTGAAAATTACTCACAATGCTGTCATATGGTTTCAGCAGACTTTAAACATAGCACATGAGTCATATACACGACACACAAAAGATTTATTTCCACCATGAAGATTAAGTTTTTACTCCGGGTGCCAATCATTTTGACCAGGGTTCAGTTGCATTAACTTAAGCCACAGAGTTAAAGTGattcttcacccaaaaatgaaaattctgtcatcatttactctagattgctccaaacctgtataaacgtctttgttcagctgaacacacaggaagaaatttggaagaatgtcagaactcatccaccatttactgccatagtagggaaaataaatactatgggagtcaatgggggatgagatctgacattcttccagatatcttcttgtgtgttcagcagaacaaagaaatgtacacaggtttggagcaatctgagggtgagtaaatgatgacagaatatcattttgggtgaagtatcactttaagaccGTGTCTTAAGAACtcgtctcactgactagcaattagttaggaaTAATCAGTCtaacttttcatatttcaattagacCAATCTTCATTTTTATGTAACAGACTTAAAGAAGTTAAGAACACTTATTAgatgactaacttctaagactagTGTAAGCAGTTAATATAACCGGCCCCAGGAAACAAATACTGATTGACGGCATCTTTAATATTACTTTGAAGCTAAACTGTTCTGAAAAGACTTTAATTATACTGAAGAGATCTCCTCACCTGAGTCAGTGACACTGAATGTCTTgtgtatagtgtgtgtgtgtccgatgGTGACGTCTGCTTCATACGGTCCAGAgtcttcattcttcatgtgtgtgatggtgagagatccagtctgatcatccagcttcagtctgtctctgaatctctcGTCAATCAAATGTGTTGAGATCTTTCCATTCACTGTAATGATTTCAGCTACAGGAGACTTGTTGTGTTTGATCTTCCAGTGTATCTGGTCATTTCTCTGTTCATCAGTAACATCAATGTGTAGAGTGACagaatctctctctttcactatCTTCACTTTAGGAGACAAACCTGCAGAACAACcagaaagaggaaaagagaaagagttaGTAAAACAGTGTCATGTGAGTCAGACACAAGCGGTCAACACTGAATCAATACAGATACACAAACACTCAAAGAAGCCGATTTAAAGGACGTCAAACAATGCAAACACAGCATTTAGACTCATGTTCACTGTGATGTTCACATGACAGCTGTGAAGAACCGCCCactgagctgtcaatcaaaagaggacaacaaaggaggattgtgaagagtgacaggttatatttgtgtcagatcatttcattTCCAAATAAATATAACATGAAAGAAGTTCATTATGGTATGGTCAAGGTCATTATGATTACTATAGAAACGGGTGCGAGCGACTGAGAAAGTGAGTCACACCAGTGCGACCAGTGGGAGaaatgagtctagagccctgaacaGATACACACAAAACTATAACTTACAATACTCATCCAATAAAACTGTTTCATTCATAAATATGATGTTGTGGGTCACAGGAGGATGTTGACATGACAGATTTCATATATCTTGAGTTAACTGTATGTGATCATTTCACCACAGAATGTTTGACCGTTTGACCATCACACAACAACATTAACAGCACAAATGTCTGTTATTTCACACTGTCATTGTTCAGGATGTTGAATGattatgttaataaaatcaTTACTAAAATAAAGCTTGTGATACTCACTGACACTGAATGTTTGAAACTTTCTTTCTGTCGGTCCGCTGATGATCTCTAGTTGATAAAGTCCAGTGTgttgagatgtgatgtgtgtgatggtgagatctgCAGTCTGAGGGTTCATCTTCAGTCTGTCAGTAAATCTCTCATCAGGCTCATAAACTGGATCACTGTTGACCTCTCTGTAGATTTTAGCTATGCGAGAGCCATTAAACCTCCACATTATCACATCAGCTCTCTGTATGTCAGTAAGATGATTGTGTAGAGTCACAGAATCTCCATCATTCACTGACACTCTCTCATcttcatcaccaaacacacctgcagaCACAAACAGCGAGAGATCAAACACTGTGTGTCTGTAAAAGATTCAGTTGAGATCTTTCATCTCTGAGTCTTGACCAGTAAATGTTTTCTGCTTAAATATAAAGTCTGATGTAGTTTACTCGGTTTATAGGAAAGTGAGTGCTGTATAATGTCGTTACTTACCGTTGATGAATAAAGAGATGATCAAGAGTGAACAGATCGTGTTCATGTTGTTAATAAAGATGATCAGTCAAGTGATTCAAGAGTTTGTTCAAGTTTTCAGTGTTTGAGATCTCAGCCACCGCCTCAAATACACTCAACGAGCGAGAAAataaagactaaactaaactaaactaaactaaactaaactaaactaaacctacacacacacatacatccaTGAAGAATAACTGATGAGTTATCACGATGAGTCCTCTTAAGATAAATGAACAGGGTTTACGTGAAATTCTGAAAGTATTGTAGGTTTAAAAAGGCGAAATCTGTTTGTGTGATCATGagttaaaatgtacaaacagcGACACCTGCTGctgacaaacaaaaatgaacttACAAATCTAGAAATGAAGTGCTCgagacatgttttgttgtagtatTGATGatcatttatactgtataaccaGTTTACTACAAATCTAACAGAACCATTAAGTGTTCTGGTCTGTGGACCCATTTTCaatgtttgtaaataaaagtgTTGTTTAAACCTCAGATACTATATTTACTGAATATAAACAATGTAGTGTTTAAccgaacaaaaaaatatacaacaaatTTTCCTGGTAGTCTACATTTTCCTTAAATGTGtattaaagatttaatgtatattaaatggctaaaactgtatttttaagaCAAGATTTTTTACCCATATAATAGTATATAATAATCTTCTTTTATCGttagtacattttattttttaagaaaaaacagcatttttataaatgtaattaaacaaagaaaaaaagacaaatatgaA from Triplophysa rosa linkage group LG25, Trosa_1v2, whole genome shotgun sequence includes these protein-coding regions:
- the LOC130548467 gene encoding uncharacterized protein LOC130548467, whose translation is MNRTSLKTLLTLFQTSEVLKTMFLWFVFLSLCFCCLQGDEVKSVSVMEGHSVTLHINTADTHTDDLILWSFGTQETHIARVNREANKVSVYADVHDGMFRDRLQVDNQTGSLTITNITTQHSGLYHMIIHGQQETSYTFNMTVYARLPLPHITSYCPQNSSSSSVSTCVLLCSVMNVTHVSLSWYKGKSLLSSISVSDLNIRLSLPLEVEYQDTNTYRCVINNPITNHTQHLNITQVCHKCSDCGCCCNGPEPVIRLAISAVVGVATVAVLLYDVRCRKVQTSPSDHR